The DNA segment CCATCATGTCGTAACTGCCCGTGCTTAAGGTGAGCTCTTTACGCTCGACAAAGGTCGGTTTTTTCGTCACATAGTTAATCATGCCGCCGGGTTCGCCGCCGCCATAGAGTGCCGATGCAGGGCCTTTTAATACCTCAACCCGCTGCACGTTGAACAGTTGTGGCACCGAAAATCCCGAATACGGGTCGCCACGCACGCCATCGTAAAACACGTTGGCATCGTCGCGAAAACCACGAAAGGTCACGCCGGAATAGCTAAATTCACTTACACCGGCAATGGAGCGGTATAAGTCAGTAATATTGCGGGCGGCTTGATCGTCAATCAGTTGCTCGGTCAGCACTTGTACTGACTGCGGCAGCTCCATCACATTAATTGCCGTTTTAGTGCCGATTTCCGTCTCTTTATCGACATACATCTGCATGGCGCGACCACGCACGACAATTCGCTCAGGTGCCTTAGTCTCGGCTTGTGTGCTGGCCTGTGTGTTGGTTTGTATATCGGCTTGTGCCATTGAAGCACTTTCTTGTTCGGGTTGACGCTCTTGAGCGTTAGGCGCAGCCGCAAAGACCAAATGCGGCATCAGGGCAAGCGTTAGTATTGAATAGGCAAAACGTGATTTCACAAAGTCCCCCAACCTTGAGCAAACCTGTGGTTTACCCATGTCATCTAAAATGTGCCGTCATTATAAAGTTTGATTGTTAGATGACAATAATTCTCATTTAAATTTACATCGGTCGGGGTTTGTAACAATTGTAAAGAGAGTCCATTCATTATGTACGGATATAAGTGGCATGGCTCTTAGTGTATGGCTCCTATTGAATGGATCTTAGTGCATAGCTCTTACTGAATGGCGCTGAATGAAAGCTATCTTAATAAAAAGCCAGCATCACACTGCTGGCTTTGGCTGGTTGTAACACTTTGAAGGTAAAGTTAAAAAATCGCCTCATCGAGCGTGGTCAACATCTCACTCGCCTGCTCCAACTGTTTACGCAGACTGCGGCTCTGCACGGCCCAATACGCCATATAAAAGTCCGCCGTTTTCAGTTTAGCCTGGTAAAAGTCGGCATCTTGCGTGCCATTTTCGAGCGCAGTCAGGGCAATCTTCGCCATACGCGCCCACATCCAGGCAAGGGCAGTAACGCCAAATAACTCGAGATACGCCATCGATGCCGCGCCGATAATGTCGGGATTGATAGCCGCATGGGTCGCTAAATAACCGCTCGCCTTTTGTAAATCGGTGGCACAATCCATTAGCCCACTGACATAGGGCTGCATTTGCGGATCTTTGCCCTGTAATTGAATAAACTCAGTCACTAGCGCAGACCATTGCTGCATGGCAGCGCCGCGATCGCTCAGCAGCTTACGCCCAACTAAATCGAGCGCCTGAATACCGTTAGTGCCTTCATAAATCAAAGCGATACGGCTATCACGCACGAATTGCTCCATTCCCCACTCGTGGATATAGCCATGGCCGCCAAATACTTGCTGTGCATCCACACAGGCGTTAAAACCACGGTTTGTGATAAAGCCTTTTACCACAGGTGTAAATAACGCCGCTAATTGGGCAGCCACTTTTGCTTTGGCAGGATCGCTATGACGCTCTGCCTCATCGAGCCAAAGCGCCTGCTGACCAACGAGTGCCCGGGCACCTTCATTAAAGGCTTTTTGCGATAACAACATCCGGCGCACATCACCGTGAACCAAAATCGGATCGGCGGCTTTTTCGGGCGCCTTAGCCCCACTGATAGCACGGCTCTGCAATCTGTCTTTGGCGTAGGCCAAAGCATTTTGATAGGCAATTTCGGACACGCCTAATCCCTGCATCCCGACACCCAGGCGCGCTTGGTTCATCATGGTAAACATGGCGCGCAGCCCTTGATGGGGTTCGCCGACTAACTCACCGAGTGCCCCCTCGAATACCATCACGCAGGTTGAGTTGCCGTGGATCCCCATTTTATGCTCAAGGCCACTAGCATAGAGGCTGTTCGCCTCACCTAAACTGCCATCACTGTTCACTAACACCTTGGGCACGGCAAACAGCGAAATCCCCTTCACCCCTTCGGGCGCGTCGGGTAAACGGGCGAGCACCAAGTGCACTATGTTATCGGTAAATTGATGGTCGCCCGAGGAGATAAAAATCTTCTCGCCAGTGATGGCAAAATAGCCGTCCGCCGCGGGAACGGCCTTAGTACGCAGCAGTGCTAAATCGGTTCCTGCATGGGATTCGGTGAGGTTCATGGTGCCAGTCCATTCACCACTCACTAATTTGGCTAAATACTTCTGTTTCAGCGCCTCACTGCCGTGGGCATGAATGGCCGCATAGGCGCCATGGGTAAGGCCGGGATACATGGCAAAGGCCATGTTGGTCGAGGTTTGCATCTCGGTGGCGAAAATACCGACCACTTCGGGTAACCCTTGGCCGCCATAGGCGGGATCGCAGGTCAGTGTAGGCCAGCCATTATCGACAAACTGCTGATAGGCGTCGGCAAAACCTTCGGGGGTAACCACTTTGCCATCCACGAGTTTGCAGCCCTGCACGTCCCCTACGCTATTTAACGGCAACATCACCTCAGTACTGAAATCCGCCATACCCTGTAGGATGGCATCGACCAGATCGGGGTCGATTTCATCGAAGCCTTTTAAGGCATCTTGCTGATAAATATGCAACATTTCATCGAGGATAAATTGATAGTCACGTAGTGGTGCTTGATAGACTGGCATAATCGCTTCCCTTTCTTGTTTTATGGCAATGAACTAAGTGCTCTGACCACTTTAGCTAAATCTGTTGAAAAAGGAAGCATCTGGACCTTGGCACAATGACTTTTGTTTACACAATCGAACAGCGAAACCGTAAATTGATCGCAACAAAGGCTTATGCTCAAGTGCAAAAGTTTGTAAGCTAAGTGTCTGTATTGCTGATACGTCATCAGGTTGAGGATATTGTTACTATGGGTTCTGTTACCACCAAAAAACACGCAAACGGGCTCGATTATGTCGAAGTGAACACTGCGTTATGCCAAGCAAGGATTTTTTTACAGGGCGCGCAAATCGATCATTTTCAACCTGTAGGTAAGCCGCCCTTGTTATGGGTGTCTTCGGCGGATGACTATCAACCGGGTAATGGGATCCGTGGCGGTGTACCTGTCTGCTGGCCTTGGTTTGGCATGAGCAACCAAGCTAATTTTCCACAACATGGTTTTGCCCGCACCCGTATTTGGACACTCGAGTCGGTTGAGATGCGTAATCAATTGGTGGATTTGCGTTTCAGCTTAACGATCAGCGAAGAAGATAAAATCTTTTGGCCGCACCATACCCAAGTCAACGTCCTCTTTACCTTAGGTGAAACCTTAAGTATCAGCTTAGTTAACACTAACCTCGGCGATGTGCCCGTAACGCTCACTCAAGCACTACACAGTTATTTTCCAATTGAAGATATTCACCAACTTAAAGCCACGGGTTTTAGTGGCGCTCAATATATTGAGTTTGCCGAAGGGCCTTACCCGCAAACGACAGATGATGTGCTATTTGACCGCGAAACCGACCGTGTTTACACCAACCTAGGTCCGGTACAACACTTACATACGCCCCAAGGTGTGATTGAAGTGAGCCGCGAAAATAGCCACTCGGCCGTGCTATGGAACCCTTGGATTGAAAAATCGACTCGCCTTGCCCGCTTTAATGACGATGACTATTTGACTATGGTGTGTCTCGAAGCTGCCAATGTGCTTGAAGATAAATTAACGCTGGCCCCCGGCGAGAGTCACAGTTTAGTAACCCATATTCGTTGGGCAGACTAATCCGTCTTTGTCGATATCCCATCAATGTAAAAAGCCCAGTGCATGACTGGGCTTTTTTATGCCATCAAATTCACGATGGCCATCAGTTTGGCAATCACCGCCTACTTAGTGTTTTTCTCAAAACGCGCTAACAAGCTTGAGGTGTCCCAGCGATTACCACCCATGGCTTGGACTTCGGAATAAAACTGATCCACTAACGCGGTTAAGGGTAAGTGCGAACCATTACGGCGAGCTTCTTCTAGGGCAATGCCTAAATCCTTACGCATCCAATCGACGGCAAAACCAAAATCATAGCTTTGACCCCACATGGTTTTGTAGCGATTTTCCATCTGCCAGCTTTGCGCCGCACCTTTACTGATCACTTCAACCACTTTTTCACCGTCAAGGCCTGCTTTGCGGGCAAATTGCAGCGCTTCGGCAAGGCCTTGTACCACACCTGCGATACAAATTTGGTTAACCATCTTAGTGAGTTGACCTGCCCCTACCTCACCTAAACGCTCTGCGCAGCGTGCAAACGCCTCGATAACGGGCTTTACACGCTCGAACACGGCTTGGTCGCCCCCGACCATCACGGTCAGCACGCCATTTTCGGCGCCAGCTTGGCCACCCGATACAGGCGCATCGAGAAAATCGATGCCTTTTTCGGCCAGCACTTTATGTAATTCACGGGCCACATCGGCAGAAGCCGTTGTATGGTCAACCAGTACAGTACCTTGAGCCATACCATGGATCACGCCATCATTGCCTAATACCACTTCACGCAAGTCGTTATCGTTGCCTACGCAGGTAAACACAATATCTTGGCCGATAGCCGCCTCTTTGGGCGTTGGGCAGCAACTACCGCCGTAGTTCTCGACCCAAGCTTGTGCCTTGGCAAAAGTGCGGTTATACACAGTAACCTCATGGCCCTTGTTGAGTAAGTGTCTTGCCATGGGGTAACCCATTACGCCTAAACCAATAAATGCGACTTTTGCCATGAGGAATTCCTTTGATTGATAAACAAGGTGAAACGTTTTACACCACACATTTTACTGCGTTCATTAACACCGCCAAATTGACAATACTGAATTGACCACAATGGACTAACGACACGCTGAACGCGCGCTTATGTTACTCCGAGAAAGACCCGACCTAAACTAAAAAAATGCGAGCAAGTGTTTCAACTTAAAAGGTCAATCCGTAATAAAAAACGCTGGCGGCAGTGTAGCACTCACTTAGGCGAGCGTCAGAGTAAAAATGCCCTCGGCAGCAAACGCAGTGTTCGACAGAAACAACAAAGGCGCACACTGGCGCCTTTGCTTTTGATCACGAGCCAAAATCACTTTTGCACGTGGGCTTCCATTTCGGCGCCAATTTTCTTGCGCATTTCCATCAAGCGCAGCGCAGAATCACGTAGATGAATATCATGCTCAGTCTGCGGCACCCATTCAGGCACAGGTGTCGGTTGTCCATTTTCATCCACGGCCACCATGATAACGATACAATGAGTCGTGAGATGGCGCTCAGAGACCTTAGGATCCCCTGCCCGCACATCAATACCGATATGCATCGAGGTCTTGCCGGTATAAATCACCTTGGCGCTGACTTCGACAATATTGCCCACAAGGATCGGCTGTACAAATCGAATTCCCCCCGCATAGGCGGTAATGCAATATTTACCACTCCAACCTGCGGCGCAGGCATAGGCCGCAAGGTCAATCCATTTCATCACAGCGCCGCCGTGAACCTTACCACCAAAATTCACATCCGCAGGCTCAGACAAAAATCTCAGGGTAATTTGTCTATCGATACCAGCCATATAACCTCAACTTATTCAGCCTCTGTGGCTCAATGATTTTGCAATAAGTTGAGTTTACGATAGAAATGCGCAATAGCGTAAAGATAATTGCGATTGTCCCAGTGAAGAGAACCGATTTAGCCAAAGTAGCTTATCAGCCCGCAGGAGAGCAATAATCCCGGCAACGCCAAGCGATACAACCACAGCTGTAATTGGCTGCTAACAAACCGAGTCCCCTTGCCATAAGTGTAAATACCCAACCCCGCCAAAAACAGCCCAATCACTTCAAATCCCGATGACATATGGTTGCTACCACCGACACTGATGGCAGTCACCAACAACGCAAACCACACCAGCACATATGCGGCAATGGCAAAGGTGAAGGTCTTCATGCCGATATCCATATTCGGATGCCAAACTTTGGATTCACCACGGATAAGTTCGGTCAAATTTGCGGTTACAGCGCCAACGATTGGCACAAGCGGGATCACCAGAGGGTTCAACATGACAAGCTTCCTTTTAAGCGGTATATGCCTGTCATTATCGGCGGCAAGCTGGATTAAACAAGCTTGATGAACAAAGGTTAACCATTTGGATATCAGCACGTTAAAAAGTGATACACGGCACAATTCGAGCATAAAAAATGCGCCAATTGGCGCATTTTTTATCGAGCTAACCGCTGTTTAAACTTTCTTAAACAGCAATGAACCGTTAGTACCACCAAAACCGAAGGAGTTACATAGAGCGTACTCTAACTTCACATCGCGGGCGGTGTGCGCCACAAAGTCTAAATCACAGCCTTCATCTGGATTATCGAGGTTGATGGTCGGTGGTACGGCTTGGTCGCGCAGTGCAAGCAGGGTGAAAATCGCTTCTACTGCCCCCGCAGCGCCCAACAAGTGACCCGTCATAGACTTAGTTGAGCTGACCAGCAGATTATAAGCGTGGTCACCAAACACAGATTTCACCGCGGCCGCTTCGGCTTTATCGCCCGCAGGAGTTGAAGTGCCGTGGGCATTGATATAGCCAATTTTCTCAAATGGCAGTTTGGCATCATTCACTGCATTGACCATAGCCGCAGCTGCGCCCGCACCATCGCTTGGTGGCGATGTCATATGGAACGCATCACCGCTCATACCAAAGCCGACGAGTTCACCATAAATGGTCGCGCCGCGCGCCTTAGCATGCTCGTATTCTTCCATTACCATCACACCTGCGCCATCGCCGATGACAAAGCCGTCACGGTCTTTATCCCATGGACGACTGGCTGCCGTTGGGTCATCGTTACGGGTCGACAGGGCTTTGGCCGCACCAAAACCACCCACGCCTAATGGACAAGTGACGTCTTCGGCACCGCCAGCAACCATCACGTCGGCATCGCCATAGGCGATGGTACGCGCCGCAAAACCGATGTTATGCACACCAGTAGTACAAGCAGTCGTGACGGCAAAGTTAGGGCCTGTCATACCGTACATAATCGATAAATGGCCAGCAATCATATTGATGATGGTGCTTGGCACGAAGAAAGGCGAAATCTTACGGGGGCCACCGCTTAATAGCGCGCTGTGGTTTTGTTCGATTAACCACATGCCGCCCATGCCCGCACCGATAGCAGTACCGACACGGCCTGGGTTTACTTTGCTCATATCCAGACCCGAGTCTTGGATAGCTTGGATGCCAGCAGCCATACCATACTGAATAAAGAGGTCCATTTTACGGGCATCTTTCTTGGTTAAGTACTGCTCAACATCAAAATCTTTTACAGAACCACTGAAACGAGTGGTGAATTCGCTGGCATCAAATTTGGTTATAGGTGCAATACCACTCTTACCCGAAAGCAGCGCCTTCCAAGTAGTATCGACAGTATTACCCACGGGAGTTACTAACCCTAAACCGGTTACCACTACACGACGTTTAGACACGGCAGTCACCTTTTAATGCTAAATAGATAAGGTTATGACAGATCACGGTGTTTCTATCATAAAGAGTCTTCGCCAATCTGCGGCGAGCATCTCATGGACAAATGCAACACACAGCTTCCAGAGACGATTGAATGGCACTATTGCAGAATTGGGCGGGGCTAAAACAAAAACAGGCGGCATATTTGCCGCCTGTTCTCTAGAATTCAGAATTACTGATTCTTAGAAACGTAATCGATCGCTGCTTGAACAGTAGTGATCTTTTCAGCTTCTTCATCAGGGATCTCGGTATCAAACTCTTCTTCCAGAGCCATAACCAACTCAACAGTGTCCAGAGAATCTGCACCCAGATCGTCAACGAAAGATGCCGCTGGTTTAACGTCTTCTTCTTTAACGCCCAGTTGCTCTACAATGATTTTCTTTACACGTTCTTCGATGTTGCTCATTAGTTTTCTTTCCTATTCAAATTACGCACTTGCGTAAGATTGCGAGTAGTTTATTAGATTTGGCTGACAATGCAAGCTTAGTTTTCGTGGTCTAACCACGAAATTTAGCGACCAATTGATACAGATCACTACTCAGTTGCGACAGTATCCCTGCCATCCGCCCTTAAACCATGTACATTCCGCCATTCACATGCAAGGTCTCGCCTGTGATATAAGCGGCAGAATCCGATGCCAAGAAGAGTACGGCATTAGCAATTTCTTGCGCTTGCCCTAATCGTTCCATCGGAACCTGAGACATGATAGCTTTTTGCTGATCTTCGGTCAGCTCATCAGTCATATCGGTCTGGATAAATCCAGGAGCGATAGCATTAACTGTAATTTGACGAGATGCAACCTCTCTTGCAAGAGATTTTGTAAATCCGATCAAACCAGCCTTTGCAGCCGAGTAGTTAACTTGACCTGCATTGCCCATAGTGCCTACCACTGAACCAATATTGATGATCCGGCCGAAGCGCTTTTTCATCATGGTACGCATCACAGGTTTTGATAGTCTGAACAATGATGTCAGGTTGGTATCGATGATATCGTTCCATTCATCATCTTTCATTCGCATCAGCAAGTTATCACGGGTGATACCCGCGTTGTTGACTAGAATATCAACATCACCCGCTTTTTCTTTGATCGAATCGAATAAATCGGTGACGGATTGACTATCGGTAACATTAAGCACTAAACCAAAACCTTTGTCACCCAGATATTCTTGAATTGCTGCGGCGCCCTTCTCACTTGTGGCAGTTCCTACCACAATCGCACCAGCTTCGACTAAGGTTTCGGCAATCGCGCGGCCAATACCACGGCTCGCGCCTGTCACTAAGGCAACTTTGCCCGCTAAACTCAGATTGATACTCATACAAACTCCTTATTCAGTTAACGCGGTAAGGGATGCAACGTCATTAACTGCTTGGGCAGAAAGAGATTTATTAATGCGTTTCGCAAGACCTGTCAATACTTTACCAGGGCCACACTCAACTAACTGGGTAATGCCTTTTTCGGCCATTAATTCAACGGTTTCGCTCCAACGCACTGGGCAATAAAGTTGACGAACCAGCGCATCTTTAATGTCGGCAACCGCAGTGGGTGATGCCACATCTACGTTATTGATAACGGTGATGCTTGGCGTATTAAACTGCACATCGTTTAAAGCTACCGCTAATTTATCAGCGGCAGGTTTCATTAATGCGCAGTGTGATGGCACGCTGACTGGCAAGGCAACCGCCATTTTGGCGCCCGCCGCTTTACAGGCCACAGCTGCACGCTCAACCGCCTCTTTTTGACCCGCGATAACCACTTGGCCAGGGCTGTTAAAGTTAACTGGGCTCACCACTTCGCCTTGGGCAGCTTCAATACACGCATTAGCAATGCCGTCATTATCAAGACCGATAATCGCGTACATAGCGCCAGTACCCGCTGGCACAGCTTGCTGCATCAGTTGACCACGTAGCTCAACCAGTTTGATCGCATCTTTAAAATCGATGACACCTGCACAGACTAAAGCGGAATATTCGCCTAAGCTGTGACCCGCTAACATCGCAGGCATGGCCTTGCCAGAAGCAACATAGGCACGCCAAATCGCCACACTTGCCGCTAATAAGGCAGGCTGGGTTTTATCGGTTTCATTTAGGGTTTCAACGGGGCCATCTTGCACTAATGCCCACAGATCATACCCTAACACCTCACTCGCTTCGGCAAAGGTTTGTCCCACAATCGGCTGCGCACCAGCCAGCTCGGCTAGCATGCCTAGGGCCTGTGAACCTTGGCCTGGGAATACAAAAGCTACATTTTCCATATCAAATTACCTATGGCGAACTTAATTTATTGAACACTAAACCGTTATCTTGGACAGCAAACCAAGATAACGATAGTTAGGAATTTAGTCGTATCCAGATACGGTTAAAAACGGACGAGCGCACTGCCCCACGCAAAACCGGCACCGAAGGCTTCGAGCAGCAATAGCTGACCACGTTGGATCCGGCCATCACGCACGGCTTCGTCTAAGGCAATCGGTACCGACGCCGCCGAGGTATTACCGTGTTTGGCAAGGGTTAACACCACTTTATCTAAGCTCATGTCTAGCTTTTTCGCCGTGGCATTAATAATGCGGAAGTTAGCCTGATGGGGAACCAACCAGTCGATTTCCGACTTGTCGATATTATTCAGGCGTAATGTTTCAGTGACTACATGGGATAACTGAGTCACCGCTACTTTAAAAACGTCATTACCTTTCATGGTCATAAAGCCAACCGCCTCAGAGGTTTCCCCCTGACGAGGTGGGAAGGCGCACTTAAGCAAGTCACCTTGACGACCATCGGCATAAATATGGGTTGAAATAATCCCGGGCTCATCGGAAGCGCCGATAACCGCCGCCCCTGCACCGTCACCAAACAAAATGATGGTGGTGCGGTCTTCTGGCTCACATAAACGTGATAGCACGTCGGCGCCAATCACCAGCACTTTTTTAGCGGCGCCGGTTTTAACAAATTGATCAGCGACAGATAAGGCATACACAAAACCTGAACAAGCCGCCGCAATATCAAAGGCTGGAATGGTATGTACGCCGAGCATGGCTTGAATTTCGCAGGCCGCCGCAGGGAACGCATTTGCCGCACTGGTGGTGCCACAAATGATCATATCTAACTCTGATGCTTCTATGCCGGCCATCTCGAGCGCATTTAATGCTGCCTGATAGCCCATAGTTGAGACAGTTTCGTCTTGCGCCGCAATGCGACGCTCTGAAATACCTGTACGTTCAACAATCCATTGGTCACTGGTTTCCACCATTTTTTCCAAATCTTGATTGCTACGCACCTGCACTGGCAGATAACTACCAGTTCCGAGAATTTTTGTATGCATAAGGAGGAATCAGTTATTTATATCTAAAAGAATCGACTCCAAACGATCTTTTATCATTTCGGGGAGTCGACGTTGCGCTTCAGTCACTGCCAAACTAATTGCTTGTAAATAGGCAGTTTCATCCGCATTTCCATGGCTCTTTACAACTATGCCGCGCAATCCTATCAGACTTGCACCATTATAGTGGTCGGGGTTCATCTGGCTGAGGACCGCCTGAATGCGTGGGGCGATGAGTTTTGCCAAAAAACGCACGAAGAAACCTTGGGTTAGGCCACGTTTTAACTGATGAACCAATAACTTGGCAATGCCTTCAGAGGTTTTGAGCGTGATGTTACCCACAAAACCGTCACAAACGATCACATCCACATTGCCCGAATAGATTTCATCACCTTCGATAAAGCCGGTGTAATTAATCTGATCGGTGTTTTGCAGTATTTGCGCCGCTTGTTGAACCTGATCGTTGCCTTTGATTTCTTCTGTGCCCACATTAAGGAGTGCAACTTTAGGGCGGGATTTTTTATCCACCGCCTCACACAGCACAGAGCCCATCACGGCAAATTGGAAAAGCGTTTCTGAATCGCAGGAGATATTGGCACCTAAGTCCAATAGATAAACCGGCTTTTGCGTGACCGAGGGTAAACAACTGACCAACGCGGGTCTGTCTACACCGGGCAAGGTCTTCAATAACACCTTGGCCATGGCCATCAAGGCACCAGTATTACCCGCACTCACACACGCCGCAGCTCG comes from the Shewanella mangrovisoli genome and includes:
- a CDS encoding acyl-CoA dehydrogenase C-terminal domain-containing protein → MPVYQAPLRDYQFILDEMLHIYQQDALKGFDEIDPDLVDAILQGMADFSTEVMLPLNSVGDVQGCKLVDGKVVTPEGFADAYQQFVDNGWPTLTCDPAYGGQGLPEVVGIFATEMQTSTNMAFAMYPGLTHGAYAAIHAHGSEALKQKYLAKLVSGEWTGTMNLTESHAGTDLALLRTKAVPAADGYFAITGEKIFISSGDHQFTDNIVHLVLARLPDAPEGVKGISLFAVPKVLVNSDGSLGEANSLYASGLEHKMGIHGNSTCVMVFEGALGELVGEPHQGLRAMFTMMNQARLGVGMQGLGVSEIAYQNALAYAKDRLQSRAISGAKAPEKAADPILVHGDVRRMLLSQKAFNEGARALVGQQALWLDEAERHSDPAKAKVAAQLAALFTPVVKGFITNRGFNACVDAQQVFGGHGYIHEWGMEQFVRDSRIALIYEGTNGIQALDLVGRKLLSDRGAAMQQWSALVTEFIQLQGKDPQMQPYVSGLMDCATDLQKASGYLATHAAINPDIIGAASMAYLELFGVTALAWMWARMAKIALTALENGTQDADFYQAKLKTADFYMAYWAVQSRSLRKQLEQASEMLTTLDEAIF
- a CDS encoding D-hexose-6-phosphate mutarotase produces the protein MGSVTTKKHANGLDYVEVNTALCQARIFLQGAQIDHFQPVGKPPLLWVSSADDYQPGNGIRGGVPVCWPWFGMSNQANFPQHGFARTRIWTLESVEMRNQLVDLRFSLTISEEDKIFWPHHTQVNVLFTLGETLSISLVNTNLGDVPVTLTQALHSYFPIEDIHQLKATGFSGAQYIEFAEGPYPQTTDDVLFDRETDRVYTNLGPVQHLHTPQGVIEVSRENSHSAVLWNPWIEKSTRLARFNDDDYLTMVCLEAANVLEDKLTLAPGESHSLVTHIRWAD
- a CDS encoding NAD(P)-dependent oxidoreductase gives rise to the protein MAKVAFIGLGVMGYPMARHLLNKGHEVTVYNRTFAKAQAWVENYGGSCCPTPKEAAIGQDIVFTCVGNDNDLREVVLGNDGVIHGMAQGTVLVDHTTASADVARELHKVLAEKGIDFLDAPVSGGQAGAENGVLTVMVGGDQAVFERVKPVIEAFARCAERLGEVGAGQLTKMVNQICIAGVVQGLAEALQFARKAGLDGEKVVEVISKGAAQSWQMENRYKTMWGQSYDFGFAVDWMRKDLGIALEEARRNGSHLPLTALVDQFYSEVQAMGGNRWDTSSLLARFEKNTK
- a CDS encoding acyl-CoA thioesterase → MAGIDRQITLRFLSEPADVNFGGKVHGGAVMKWIDLAAYACAAGWSGKYCITAYAGGIRFVQPILVGNIVEVSAKVIYTGKTSMHIGIDVRAGDPKVSERHLTTHCIVIMVAVDENGQPTPVPEWVPQTEHDIHLRDSALRLMEMRKKIGAEMEAHVQK
- the fabF gene encoding beta-ketoacyl-ACP synthase II translates to MSKRRVVVTGLGLVTPVGNTVDTTWKALLSGKSGIAPITKFDASEFTTRFSGSVKDFDVEQYLTKKDARKMDLFIQYGMAAGIQAIQDSGLDMSKVNPGRVGTAIGAGMGGMWLIEQNHSALLSGGPRKISPFFVPSTIINMIAGHLSIMYGMTGPNFAVTTACTTGVHNIGFAARTIAYGDADVMVAGGAEDVTCPLGVGGFGAAKALSTRNDDPTAASRPWDKDRDGFVIGDGAGVMVMEEYEHAKARGATIYGELVGFGMSGDAFHMTSPPSDGAGAAAAMVNAVNDAKLPFEKIGYINAHGTSTPAGDKAEAAAVKSVFGDHAYNLLVSSTKSMTGHLLGAAGAVEAIFTLLALRDQAVPPTINLDNPDEGCDLDFVAHTARDVKLEYALCNSFGFGGTNGSLLFKKV
- the acpP gene encoding acyl carrier protein codes for the protein MSNIEERVKKIIVEQLGVKEEDVKPAASFVDDLGADSLDTVELVMALEEEFDTEIPDEEAEKITTVQAAIDYVSKNQ
- the fabG gene encoding 3-oxoacyl-ACP reductase FabG, which codes for MSINLSLAGKVALVTGASRGIGRAIAETLVEAGAIVVGTATSEKGAAAIQEYLGDKGFGLVLNVTDSQSVTDLFDSIKEKAGDVDILVNNAGITRDNLLMRMKDDEWNDIIDTNLTSLFRLSKPVMRTMMKKRFGRIINIGSVVGTMGNAGQVNYSAAKAGLIGFTKSLAREVASRQITVNAIAPGFIQTDMTDELTEDQQKAIMSQVPMERLGQAQEIANAVLFLASDSAAYITGETLHVNGGMYMV
- the fabD gene encoding ACP S-malonyltransferase — translated: MENVAFVFPGQGSQALGMLAELAGAQPIVGQTFAEASEVLGYDLWALVQDGPVETLNETDKTQPALLAASVAIWRAYVASGKAMPAMLAGHSLGEYSALVCAGVIDFKDAIKLVELRGQLMQQAVPAGTGAMYAIIGLDNDGIANACIEAAQGEVVSPVNFNSPGQVVIAGQKEAVERAAVACKAAGAKMAVALPVSVPSHCALMKPAADKLAVALNDVQFNTPSITVINNVDVASPTAVADIKDALVRQLYCPVRWSETVELMAEKGITQLVECGPGKVLTGLAKRINKSLSAQAVNDVASLTALTE
- a CDS encoding beta-ketoacyl-ACP synthase III codes for the protein MHTKILGTGSYLPVQVRSNQDLEKMVETSDQWIVERTGISERRIAAQDETVSTMGYQAALNALEMAGIEASELDMIICGTTSAANAFPAAACEIQAMLGVHTIPAFDIAAACSGFVYALSVADQFVKTGAAKKVLVIGADVLSRLCEPEDRTTIILFGDGAGAAVIGASDEPGIISTHIYADGRQGDLLKCAFPPRQGETSEAVGFMTMKGNDVFKVAVTQLSHVVTETLRLNNIDKSEIDWLVPHQANFRIINATAKKLDMSLDKVVLTLAKHGNTSAASVPIALDEAVRDGRIQRGQLLLLEAFGAGFAWGSALVRF
- the plsX gene encoding phosphate acyltransferase PlsX, whose protein sequence is MTSLTLALDAMGGDHGPHVTVPAALRALKSHSSLKIILVGDKTEIDVYLRQAEQPLLSRIEVIHTDEVVSMSDRPVHALRTRKNSSMRLSIELVRDGRAAACVSAGNTGALMAMAKVLLKTLPGVDRPALVSCLPSVTQKPVYLLDLGANISCDSETLFQFAVMGSVLCEAVDKKSRPKVALLNVGTEEIKGNDQVQQAAQILQNTDQINYTGFIEGDEIYSGNVDVIVCDGFVGNITLKTSEGIAKLLVHQLKRGLTQGFFVRFLAKLIAPRIQAVLSQMNPDHYNGASLIGLRGIVVKSHGNADETAYLQAISLAVTEAQRRLPEMIKDRLESILLDINN